A segment of the Micromonospora sediminicola genome:
ATCCTGCGCGACTCCGGCGCCGAGGTGCTGCTCACGTCGCCGGACGCGCCCCCCGTCGACGGCGCGGCGACGCCGCCGGTCGTGCCCGTCGACGTGCGCCGGCTCTCCGACACCCGACATCCCGAGCCGAACCCGGCGGCCACCGCGCTGATCCTCTACACCAGCGGCACCACCGGCGCGCCGAAGGGCGCCGTGCTGTCCCGCCGCGCGGTGGCCGCCTGCCTGGACGGGCTCGCCGACGCCTGGGCGTGGACGCCGGACGACCTGCTGGCGCACGGCCTGCCGCTGTTCCACGTGCACGGGCTGGTGCTCGGCGTGCTGGGGCCGCTGCGCATCGGCAGCCGCCTGCACCACGTCGGTCGGCCCCGCCCCGACCGGTACGCGGCGGCGGCCGGATCGCTCTGCTTCGGCGTACCCACGATCTGGTCGCGGATCGCGGCGCAGCCCACGGCGGCCCGGGCCCTGCGCGGCGCCCGGCTGCTGGTGTCGGGCAGCGCCGCGCTGCCCGAGCCGGTCTTCACCGCCCTCGCCGGGTTGACCGGGCACCGGCCGGTGGAGCGGTACGGGATGACCGAGACGCTGATCACCGTGAGCGCCCGGGCGGACGGGCCCCGGCGGCCGGGCACGGTGGGCGTGCCGCTGCCGGGCGTGCGCACCCGGGTGGTCGACGAGCACGGCGACCCGCTGCCGGCCGACGGCGCGGCGATGGGCGAACTCCAGGTACGCGGCGACACCCTCTTCGACGGCTACCTGCACCGGCCGGACGCCGACGCGGCCAGCCGCACCCCGGACGGCTGGTTCCGCACCGGCGACGTGGCCACCGTCGCCCCCGACGGGTGGCACCGGATCGTCGGCCGGGCCGCCACCGACCTGATCAAGAGCGGCGGGTACCGGATCGGTGCGGGCGAGGTGGAGGACGCGCTGCTCGCCCACCCGGGGGTACGCGAGGCGGCGGTGGTCGGCACGCCCCACCCGGACCTGGGTCAGCAGGTCACCGCGTACGTGGTCGGTGACGGGCTGGGCGAGGCGGAGCTGATCGACTTC
Coding sequences within it:
- a CDS encoding acyl-CoA synthetase, yielding MPLLSWLAGTTDERPDAVRVDDRSLSWVELRRAAAAVADDLRGAGRVAVPATTSLETVVGVVGGLLAGAAVVPVPPDAGPVERDHILRDSGAEVLLTSPDAPPVDGAATPPVVPVDVRRLSDTRHPEPNPAATALILYTSGTTGAPKGAVLSRRAVAACLDGLADAWAWTPDDLLAHGLPLFHVHGLVLGVLGPLRIGSRLHHVGRPRPDRYAAAAGSLCFGVPTIWSRIAAQPTAARALRGARLLVSGSAALPEPVFTALAGLTGHRPVERYGMTETLITVSARADGPRRPGTVGVPLPGVRTRVVDEHGDPLPADGAAMGELQVRGDTLFDGYLHRPDADAASRTPDGWFRTGDVATVAPDGWHRIVGRAATDLIKSGGYRIGAGEVEDALLAHPGVREAAVVGTPHPDLGQQVTAYVVGDGLGEAELIDFVARQLSAHKRPRQVRLVDSLPRNAMGKVQKSRLARE